Proteins encoded by one window of Arabidopsis thaliana chromosome 2, partial sequence:
- a CDS encoding Exostosin family protein (Exostosin family protein; FUNCTIONS IN: catalytic activity; INVOLVED IN: biological_process unknown; LOCATED IN: endomembrane system, membrane; EXPRESSED IN: male gametophyte, flower, pollen tube; EXPRESSED DURING: L mature pollen stage, M germinated pollen stage, 4 anthesis; CONTAINS InterPro DOMAIN/s: Exostosin-like (InterPro:IPR004263); BEST Arabidopsis thaliana protein match is: Exostosin family protein (TAIR:AT2G20370.1); Has 4124 Blast hits to 3335 proteins in 318 species: Archae - 0; Bacteria - 277; Metazoa - 1010; Fungi - 350; Plants - 587; Viruses - 35; Other Eukaryotes - 1865 (source: NCBI BLink).), whose protein sequence is MRKPHRRGGTMAMEKSSSKYRTQFWYVAMASFLLWLVLLYLFSSSAKTVHNHERLFRQENIIDLPVENVPQNHEPDEAPVVNVVSEDISVDNSSLPVSVDSPPDDQMSEDKKVVTDLVEELEKERVENEKKRVDSVVIGRSSKARRGHREPRKARSSGRLEAEKKRVRRNDADESNAENSDENHQALDKEPNFFEAKKDVEPKKALVDDNDDDLETKRGKELPNDSSSNVVEDDNDDDLETKKGKDNISKSEPKTQRNFVLNKNNTSKAKNRVISKRNQPSRVGKVMLRPRETRSNDPCKGKYVYMHEVPALFNEELLKNCWTLSRWTDMCELTSNFGLGPRLPNMEGVSGWYATNQFTLEVIFHNRMKQYKCLTKDSSLASAVYVPYYPGLDLMRFLWGPFPFMRDAAALDLMKWLRESQEWKRMDGRDHFMVAGRTTWDFMRTPENESDWGNRLMILPEVRNMTMLLIESSPWNYHGFAVPYPTYFHPSTYAEIIQWQMRMRRINRRYLFSFVGAPRPNLGDSIRTEIMDQCKASKRKCKLLECISGSQKCYKPDQIMKFFLSSTFCLQPPGDSYTRRSTFDSILAGCIPVFFHPGSAYAQYIWHLPKDIAKYSVFIPEKNVKEGKVSIENVLSRIPRTKVFAMREQVIRLIPRLMYFHPSSKSEDTGRFEDAFDVAVEGVLERVEGLRKRIEEGKEEIFDFPEQYSWKYNVFGNVERHEWDPYFDRP, encoded by the exons ATGAGAAAACCACATAGGAGAGGAGGAACAATGGCAATGGAGAAGTCTAGCTCAAAGTACAGAACCCAGTTCTGGTACGTGGCAATGGCCTCATTCCTCCTTTGGCTTGTCTTGCTTTACCTTTTTAGTTCTTCCGCTAAAACCGTTCATAACCACGAGAGATTGTTCCGGCAAGAAAATATCATCGATCTCCCTGTCGAAAACGTCCCACAAAACCACGAACCTGATGAAGCTCCTGTCGTTAACGTTGTCTCTGAGGACATTTCCGTTGATAACAGCTCTCTTCCTGTTTCTGTCGATTCTCCTCCGGATGATCAGATGTCAGAAGACAAGAAGGTTGTGACTGATCTCGTTGAAGAACTTGAGAAAGAAAGGGttgaaaatgagaagaagagagttgaTTCGGTTGTAATTGGACGGTCATCTAAGGCAAGGAGAGGACATCGAGAGCCACGAAAGGCGAGATCTTCGGGTAGATTGGAGGCAGAGAAGAAAAGGGTTCGTCGTAATGATGCTGATGAGAGCAATGCGGAGAATAGTGATGAGAATCATCAAGCATTAGACAAAGAACCGAACTTTTTCGAGGCTAAGAAAGACGTGGAACCAAAGAAAGCGCTAGTTGATGATAATGACGACGATCTTGAGACCAAGAGAGGCAAGGAGTTGCCGAATGATTCTTCCAGTaatgttgttgaagatgataATGACGACGATCTTGAGACCAAGAAAGGCAAGGATAACATCTCTAAATCTGAACCAAAAACTCAGAGAAATTTTGTATTGAATAAGAATAATACTTCCAAGgcgaaaaacagagtaatttCCAAGAGAAACCAACCTAGTAGAGTCGGTAAAGTTATGTTACGGCCAAGAGAAACGCGAAGTAACGATCCATGTAAAGGAAAATATGTGTATATGCATGAGGTGCCAGCTTTGTTTAACGAAGAGCTTCTCAAGAACTGTTGGACATTGAGCAGGTGGACTGATATGTGCGAGTTAACGTCGAATTTCGGGTTAGGCCCTCGTCTACCAAACATGGAAGGAGTTTCTGGTTGGTATGCCACAAACCAGTTCACATTGGAAGTAATATTCCACAACAGGATGAAGCAGTACAAGTGCTTGACCAAAGACTCGTCTTTAGCTTCTGCGGTGTATGTTCCTTACTATCCGGGTTTAGACTTGATGCGGTTTTTGTGGGGACCGTTCCCTTTCATGAGAGATGCTGCCGCGCTTGATCTCATGAAGTGGCTGAGGGAGAGTCAGGAGTGGAAGAGGATGGACGGACGAGATCATTTTATGGTGGCTGGTCGAACCACTTGGGACTTTATGCGTACACCAGAGAATGAATCCGATTGGGGAAATAG GTTAATGATATTACCGGAAGTAAGAAACATGACGATGCTACTAATCGAATCAAGCCCATGGAACTACCACGGGTTCGCGGTTCCTTACCCGACCTATTTCCACCCTTCAACATACGCAGAAATCATCCAATGGCAgatgagaatgagaagaattAATCGTCGTTACTTATTCTCATTTGTCGGTGCCCCACGACCAAACCTCGGTGACAGCATAAGAACCGAGATCATGGACCAATGCAAAGCTTCAAAACGAAAATGCAAGCTTCTAGAATGCATATCGGGTTCTCAAAAATGCTACAAACCCGACCAAATCATGAAATTCTTTTTGAGCTCAACGTTCTGTCTTCAACCACCAGGTGACTCATACACACGTCGCTCCACTTTTGACTCCATCTTAGCAGGTTGTATACCAGTTTTCTTTCATCCGGGATCAGCTTATGCGCAATACATTTGGCATTTACCGAAAGATATCGCgaaatactctgtttttattccggagaaaaatgtgaaagaaGGTAAAGTGAGTATAGAGAATGTTTTGAGTAGAATACCGAGGACAAAAGTTTTCGCTATGAGAGAACAAGTGATAAGACTGATACCGAGGTTAATGTATTTTCACCCGTCGAGTAAGAGTGAAGACACGGGAAGGTTTGAAGATGCATTCGATGTCGCGGTGGAAGGAGTTTTGGAAAGAGTGGAGGGGTTAAGGAAGAGGATAGAGGAAGGCAAGGAggagatttttgattttccgGAGCAGTATTCTTGGAAATATAATGTGTTTGGGAATGTTGAGAGGCATGAGTGGGATCCTTACTTCGATCGGCCTTaa
- the LCR62 gene encoding low-molecular-weight cysteine-rich 62 (low-molecular-weight cysteine-rich 62 (LCR62); LOCATED IN: endomembrane system; CONTAINS InterPro DOMAIN/s: S locus-related glycoprotein 1 binding pollen coat (InterPro:IPR010851); BEST Arabidopsis thaliana protein match is: low-molecular-weight cysteine-rich 61 (TAIR:AT4G30064.1); Has 35333 Blast hits to 34131 proteins in 2444 species: Archae - 798; Bacteria - 22429; Metazoa - 974; Fungi - 991; Plants - 531; Viruses - 0; Other Eukaryotes - 9610 (source: NCBI BLink).) — protein MAKAASTLVFPIIFLVMFALIEQNMGCMAVLGSCGVITDCSGSCKTKFGQDASGDCDRDGGQGTCMCGYPCPHDKLHM, from the exons ATGGCCAAGGCAGCTTCTACACTTGTTTTTCCCATCATTTTCCTTGTTATGTTCGCCTTAA ttGAACAAAATATGGGATGCATGGCGGTTCTTGGCTCGTGTGGTGTCATTACAGATTGCAGTGGGTCATGCAAGACTAAGTTTGGACAAGATGCTAGTGGCGATTGTGACCGTGACGGTGGTCAAGGAACATGTATGTGTGGTTATCCTTGTCCACATGATAAGCTACATATGTGA
- the RBL1 gene encoding RHOMBOID-like 1 (RHOMBOID-like 1 (RBL1); FUNCTIONS IN: serine-type endopeptidase activity; LOCATED IN: Golgi apparatus; EXPRESSED IN: 20 plant structures; EXPRESSED DURING: 11 growth stages; CONTAINS InterPro DOMAIN/s: Peptidase S54, rhomboid (InterPro:IPR002610); BEST Arabidopsis thaliana protein match is: RHOMBOID-like protein 4 (TAIR:AT3G53780.2); Has 5724 Blast hits to 5720 proteins in 1694 species: Archae - 148; Bacteria - 3468; Metazoa - 523; Fungi - 153; Plants - 363; Viruses - 0; Other Eukaryotes - 1069 (source: NCBI BLink).), translating into MARDRREGLEIKVVNPPAAATNNVAVETSPATATRRRRQQQRASFAEFRPFKLWFPWLVPAIVVANIALFAISMFINNCPKNSAYCLARFLGRFAFQPMKENPLLGPSSLTLEKMGALDVSMVVHKHEVWRLFTCIWLHAGVFHVLANMLSLIFIGIRLEQEFGFVRIGLLYMISGFGGSLLSSLFNRAGISVGASGALFGLLGAMLSELLTNWTIYANKVAKSSLVKQAALSMNDVSIMSLVFLHLQFAALLTLIFIIAINLAVGILPHVDNFAHLGGFTSGFLLGFVFLIRPQYGYFNQRNNPRGYAAPSAKSKHKPYQYVLWITSLVLLIAGYTSFSFIMITK; encoded by the exons ATGGCTCGCGATCGGCGGGAAGGTCTGGAGATCAAGGTGGTGAATCCACCGGCGGCGGCGACAAACAATGTGGCTGTAGAAACGTCTCCGGCGACGGCGACGAGGAGACggagacaacaacaacgagCTTCGTTCGCTGAGTTTAGACCGTTTAAGCTTTGGTTTCCATGGCTTGTTCCAGCTATCGTGGTGGCTAACATTGCCCTTTTCGCCATTTCGATGTTTATTAACAATTGTCCTAAGAACTCGGCTTATTGCTTAGCTAGGTTTCTTGGGAGATTTGCTTTTCAGCCTATGAAAGAGAATCCTCTTCTGGGTCCTTCTTCTTTGAC ATTGGAGAAGATGGGGGCTTTAGATGTATCAATGGTGGTTCATAAGCACGAGGTGTGGCGCTTGTTCACTTGTATATGGCTACATGCTGGGGTTTTTCATGTTCTTGCCAACATGTTGAGCCTTATCTTCATTGGCATTCGACTTGAGCAAGAATTTGGATTTG TACGCATTGGATTGCTTTATATGATATCTGGATTTGGTGGAAGTTTGTTATCTTCTCTATTTAACCGGGCTGGTATATCCGTTGGTGCCTCTGGAGCATTATTCGGCTTGCTTGGTGCTATGCTTTCAGAGCTTCTCACTAATTGGACTATTTACGCTAATAAGGTAGCCAAATCTTCCCTTGTTAAACAAGCCGCACTTTCGATGAATGATGTGTCAATAATGTCATTGGTTTTTCTACATTTGCAGTTTGCAGCTCTTTTGACACTCATCTTCATCATAGCCATTAATTTAGCAGTAGGTATTCTTCCACATGTAGACAACTTTGCCCATCTTGGAGGATTCACATCAGGGTTTCTTCTAggctttgttttcttgatacGTCCTCAGTATGGATACTTCAACCAGCGGAACAATCCTCGGGGTTATGCTGCACCGTCTGCTAAATCCAAACACAAGCCATACCAATACGTTCTTTGGATCACCTCTTTAGTGCTTTTAATAGCAGGGtatacttctttttctttcatcatgattacaaaatga
- the RBL1 gene encoding RHOMBOID-like 1 (RHOMBOID-like 1 (RBL1); FUNCTIONS IN: serine-type endopeptidase activity; LOCATED IN: Golgi apparatus; EXPRESSED IN: 20 plant structures; EXPRESSED DURING: 11 growth stages; CONTAINS InterPro DOMAIN/s: Peptidase S54, rhomboid (InterPro:IPR002610); BEST Arabidopsis thaliana protein match is: RHOMBOID-like protein 4 (TAIR:AT3G53780.2); Has 35333 Blast hits to 34131 proteins in 2444 species: Archae - 798; Bacteria - 22429; Metazoa - 974; Fungi - 991; Plants - 531; Viruses - 0; Other Eukaryotes - 9610 (source: NCBI BLink).), with protein MARDRREGLEIKVVNPPAAATNNVAVETSPATATRRRRQQQRASFAEFRPFKLWFPWLVPAIVVANIALFAISMFINNCPKNSAYCLARFLGRFAFQPMKENPLLGPSSLTLEKMGALDVSMVVHKHEVWRLFTCIWLHAGVFHVLANMLSLIFIGIRLEQEFGFVRIGLLYMISGFGGSLLSSLFNRAGISVGASGALFGLLGAMLSELLTNWTIYANKFAALLTLIFIIAINLAVGILPHVDNFAHLGGFTSGFLLGFVFLIRPQYGYFNQRNNPRGYAAPSAKSKHKPYQYVLWITSLVLLIAGYTAGLVVLLRGTDLNKHCSWCHYLSCIPTSLWSCKSQNVYCESSQIGQQMNLTCITNGKTEMYKLSNDIPSRIQQLCSQLCR; from the exons ATGGCTCGCGATCGGCGGGAAGGTCTGGAGATCAAGGTGGTGAATCCACCGGCGGCGGCGACAAACAATGTGGCTGTAGAAACGTCTCCGGCGACGGCGACGAGGAGACggagacaacaacaacgagCTTCGTTCGCTGAGTTTAGACCGTTTAAGCTTTGGTTTCCATGGCTTGTTCCAGCTATCGTGGTGGCTAACATTGCCCTTTTCGCCATTTCGATGTTTATTAACAATTGTCCTAAGAACTCGGCTTATTGCTTAGCTAGGTTTCTTGGGAGATTTGCTTTTCAGCCTATGAAAGAGAATCCTCTTCTGGGTCCTTCTTCTTTGAC ATTGGAGAAGATGGGGGCTTTAGATGTATCAATGGTGGTTCATAAGCACGAGGTGTGGCGCTTGTTCACTTGTATATGGCTACATGCTGGGGTTTTTCATGTTCTTGCCAACATGTTGAGCCTTATCTTCATTGGCATTCGACTTGAGCAAGAATTTGGATTTG TACGCATTGGATTGCTTTATATGATATCTGGATTTGGTGGAAGTTTGTTATCTTCTCTATTTAACCGGGCTGGTATATCCGTTGGTGCCTCTGGAGCATTATTCGGCTTGCTTGGTGCTATGCTTTCAGAGCTTCTCACTAATTGGACTATTTACGCTAATAAG TTTGCAGCTCTTTTGACACTCATCTTCATCATAGCCATTAATTTAGCAGTAGGTATTCTTCCACATGTAGACAACTTTGCCCATCTTGGAGGATTCACATCAGGGTTTCTTCTAggctttgttttcttgatacGTCCTCAGTATGGATACTTCAACCAGCGGAACAATCCTCGGGGTTATGCTGCACCGTCTGCTAAATCCAAACACAAGCCATACCAATACGTTCTTTGGATCACCTCTTTAGTGCTTTTAATAGCAGG ATATACCGCTGGACTCGTAGTGCTTCTTCGAGGAACGGATCTAAACAAGCATTGTTCATGGTGCCATTATCTCAGCTGTATTCCTACGTCGCTTTGGAGCTGTAAATCTCAAAATGTCTACTGTGAG TCGAGCCAAATTGGGCAGCAGATGAACTTGACATGTATCACGAATGGGAAAACAGAGATGTACAAGCTCTCTAACGATATACCGTCTCGGATTCAGCAGTTGTGTTCCCAATTGTGCAGATGA